In Phyllopteryx taeniolatus isolate TA_2022b chromosome 1, UOR_Ptae_1.2, whole genome shotgun sequence, the following proteins share a genomic window:
- the LOC133486708 gene encoding polyhomeotic-like protein 2 isoform X1: protein MTAGNGNTNSSRYRGESKPAQTVVKSHILTHLIEGFVIQEGAEPFPVERPSFSVDCLRRHTSDSRMNGLSSKDLKAHQEPMLTCELCGKVDFAYIFRRSKRFCSTLCAKRYNVGCTKRMGLFPNRKSTTEDMKKQRGLNENNKNSSLESKDKTSSCVRKSAGHMTHAAQGESSQCSDLSSYKPDLPPLSAHQWGPRAQGTEVPTDPSQWNVDDVYVFICSLPGCLEIAEGFRSQEIDGQALLLLKEDHLVGAMNIKLGPALKIAAQIGMLKDKVN from the exons ATGACCGCTGGGAATGGCAATACAAACAGTAGCCGATACAGAGGAGAGAGCAAGCCAGCCCAGACCGTAGTTAAATCCCACATCCTGACCCATTTAATAGAGGGCTTTGTTATCCAGGAGGGTGCTGAGCCTTTCCCT GTGGAACGTCCTTCTTTCTCAGTTGATTGCCTCAGAAGACACACGTCTGACTCAAGAATGAATGGGCTTTCATCAAAGG ATTTAAAGGCTCACCAAGAGCCCATGCTTACCTGTGAGCTTTGTGGCAAGGTGGACTTTGCGTACATCTTCAGAAGGTCCAAGAGGTTCTGTTCGACACTATGTGCGAAAAG ATACAATGTAGGATGCACAAAAAGAATGGGTCTCTTCCCAAACCGCAAATCTACCACTGAGGACATGAAGAAACAAAGAGGACTGaacgaaaacaacaaaaactccaGTTTGGAGTCAAAAGACAAG aCGTCTTCCTGCGTGCGGAAGTCTGCTGGTCACATGACTCACGCCGCACAGGGAGAATCGAGCCAATGTTCAGACTTATCCAGCTATAAACCAGACCTGCCCCCTCTCTCGGCCCACCAGTGGGGGCCTCGAGCGCAAGGCACTGAAGTCCCAACGGACCCCAGCCAGTGGAACGTGGACGACGTTTACGTTTTCATCTGCTCTCTGCCAG GTTGTCTGGAGATCGCGGAAGGCTTTCGTTCGCAAGAGATCGACGGTCAGGCTCTGCTCCTGCTGAAGGAGGACCATCTCGTGGGGGCCATGAACATCAAACTGGGCCCCGCGCTCAAGATCGCTGCCCAAATTGGCATGCTCAAAGACAAAGTTAATTGA
- the LOC133486708 gene encoding polyhomeotic-like protein 2 isoform X2 produces the protein MNGLSSKDLKAHQEPMLTCELCGKVDFAYIFRRSKRFCSTLCAKRYNVGCTKRMGLFPNRKSTTEDMKKQRGLNENNKNSSLESKDKTSSCVRKSAGHMTHAAQGESSQCSDLSSYKPDLPPLSAHQWGPRAQGTEVPTDPSQWNVDDVYVFICSLPGCLEIAEGFRSQEIDGQALLLLKEDHLVGAMNIKLGPALKIAAQIGMLKDKVN, from the exons ATGAATGGGCTTTCATCAAAGG ATTTAAAGGCTCACCAAGAGCCCATGCTTACCTGTGAGCTTTGTGGCAAGGTGGACTTTGCGTACATCTTCAGAAGGTCCAAGAGGTTCTGTTCGACACTATGTGCGAAAAG ATACAATGTAGGATGCACAAAAAGAATGGGTCTCTTCCCAAACCGCAAATCTACCACTGAGGACATGAAGAAACAAAGAGGACTGaacgaaaacaacaaaaactccaGTTTGGAGTCAAAAGACAAG aCGTCTTCCTGCGTGCGGAAGTCTGCTGGTCACATGACTCACGCCGCACAGGGAGAATCGAGCCAATGTTCAGACTTATCCAGCTATAAACCAGACCTGCCCCCTCTCTCGGCCCACCAGTGGGGGCCTCGAGCGCAAGGCACTGAAGTCCCAACGGACCCCAGCCAGTGGAACGTGGACGACGTTTACGTTTTCATCTGCTCTCTGCCAG GTTGTCTGGAGATCGCGGAAGGCTTTCGTTCGCAAGAGATCGACGGTCAGGCTCTGCTCCTGCTGAAGGAGGACCATCTCGTGGGGGCCATGAACATCAAACTGGGCCCCGCGCTCAAGATCGCTGCCCAAATTGGCATGCTCAAAGACAAAGTTAATTGA